A region from the Hydra vulgaris chromosome 08, alternate assembly HydraT2T_AEP genome encodes:
- the LOC100206389 gene encoding uncharacterized protein LOC100206389 isoform X4: protein MQVVVRNNVRNAISALVLLKADSESGEDFHHHCNDYVPEMPTFQSRTQRMDSMKQLAPEQFAKLLTEKLERLLLDREAENFTDPQLLNQNVLSSHGLPIQSSYKPALSDVDSQSWVMPPASVRYSVAGASSTSGSCVNIEQYPKYRNLAKDFLNAVHHGIRNHLGECQCISCQDSHCSRNSHNHYIQESYFDSQELIKNDRIFNKSNFDQSQLFNKLEYNTHNAFIQPAEPPPLVDTSKIYAWMEKNERQEKHNNYVAPSPIVRHKKLQNVPEAPIAQDHNMPLLPQPDTGTVLTEVKRVLEEPKSTRRSLRSHQQRPSNHVGDHMSAYSDPSYDQRHRHVGNAWSSFSDTNSVVSYNPSQISSVPSCASRLWNQYGYYEPKNELLYRGRHLSEQDGMKRNENSVNHRDRHSDRDLKSTRRSDVHSDVSHPLSETRSERTHGSGNSKRTSKNSTTITYYFDTEPIPYRITIPSSEVTLGQFKTETKRGNFRYFFKTISAEDGEVVNEELRSDDEYLPRYKNKIIGKIEKVE from the exons tgAATCTGGTGAAGACTTTCATCACCACTGCAATGATTATGTTCCTGAAATGCCTACTTTTCAATCg cGTACACAACGCATGGACTCAATGAAGCAACTAGCACCAGAACAATTTGCTAAATTACTTACTGAAAAACTAGAAAGGTTGTTACTTGATAGAGAAGCTGAAAATTTTACAGAt cctcaattattaaatcaaaatgtGTTATCATCGCATGGTTTACCAATACAAAGTAGTTACAAACCAGCATTAAGTGATGTAGATTCTCAATCATGGGTAATGCCACCAGCATCTGTTAGGTATAGTGTTGCTGGAGCTTCATCAACAAGTGGCTCATGTGTTAATATTGAGCAGTATCCAAAGTATCGAAACCTTgccaaagattttttaaatgcagtTCATCATGGTATAAGAAATCACCTTGGAGAATGTCAGTGTATATCCTGTCAAGATTCTCATTGCTCTCGGAATTCACATAACCATTATATTCAAGAAAGCTATTTTGATTCTCAAGagcttataaaaaatgatagaaTTTTCAACAAGAGCAACTTTGATCAATCccaattgtttaataaactagAGTATAATACACATAACGCTTTTATTCAACCAGCAGAACCTCCACCGTTAGTAGACACTAGTAAAATATATGCCTGGatggaaaaaaatgaaagacAAGAAAAGCATAATAATTATGTTGCTCCATCTCCTATTGTGAGGCATAAAAAGCTACAAAATGTTCCAGAAGCTCCAATCGCTCAAGATCATAATATGCCTTTATTACCTCAACCAGATACAGGAACTGTATTAACAGAAGTCAAAAGAGTACTAGAGGAACCAAAATCTACTAGACGATCATTAAG ATCACATCAGCAACGACCATCAAATCATGTTGGTGATCACATGTCTGCTTATAGCGATCCATCATATGATCAGCGTCATCGTCATGTTGGAAACGCTTGGTCTTCGTTTTCTGATACAAATTCAGTTGTTTCCTATAATCCTTCTCAGATATCCAGTGTCCCTTCATGTGCATCACGTTTATGGAATCAATATGGTTATTATGAACCTAAAAACGAGCTTTTGTATCGTGGCCGCCATCTTTCAGAACAAGACGGTATGAAACGAAATGAAAATTCTGTTAATCATCGTGATCGCCATAGTGATAGAGACTTAAAAAGTACAAGGCGGTCGGATGTTCACAGTGATGTTAGTCATCCATTGAGTGAAACTCGTAGTGAAAGAACGCATGGTAGTGGAAACAGTAAAAGGACTTCAAAAAACTCCACAACTATTACCTATTATTTTGACACTGAACCAATTCCCTATCGTATAACTATCCCTTCTAGTGAAGTCACACTGGGACaatttaaaactgaaacaaaGCGTGGAAATTTtcgctatttttttaaaacaatatctgCAGAAGATGGGGAAGTTGTAAATGAGGAGCTGCGGTCTGACGATGAGTATTTGCCAaggtataaaaacaaaattatcggTAAAATCGAGAaagtggaataa